The stretch of DNA CGGCGGATCCTGCACGAGGTGTGGTACTCCCGCCGGGCCACACGGGTCATCGACACGCTGGTGGTCGTCTTCGGGCTTGCCGTCTTCATCTACGGGCTCTGGGGCATCCTGCAGGCCACCCGCATGGGAGGGGCGCTTTGATGGCATCTACGTCGAGCCGTTCCACAGCAGTAGCCGAGGCGAATCCCGCCCAGGCGGAGGCGGCCGGGGCTGCCGCGGCCGCGACGATCACCGTCCGGGTCGCCCGCTTTGACCCGGAGAAGGACAAGGCGCTTCGCTGGCAGGAGTTCAGCGTGCCGACCGCGCCTGGAATGACCGTGCTGGATGCGCTCGTCTCCATCAAGGAGCACCAGGACGGCTCGCTTGCGTTCCGCAGCTCGTGCCGCATGGGCGTGTGCGGTTCGTGCGGGATGTACGTCAACGGGAAGCCCAGGCTTGCGTGCCAGACCCAGGTCGGCGAACTTGGCCAGGTCATCGAGGTCGCGCCCCTGCCCAACCACGACGTCATCAAGGACCTGGTGCCGGATCTCTCCCGCACGTTCGAGCACCACCGGGCGATCAAGCCGTACATCATCCGGGACGACGAGGCGGAGATGGCGTCGCCGACGCGCGAGTTCCGCCAGACGCCCGAGGAGATGGAGCGCTACCTCCAGTTTGCCTACTGCCTCAAGTGCAGCCTGTGCGTGGCAGCGTGCCCCACGGCGGCCACCGATCCGCTCTTCCTCGGACCGCAGGCGCTGGCACAAGCGTACCGCTACACCGCCGATACCCGGGACTGCGGGTGGCAGGAGCGGTTCGACGTGATCGCCACGGACCACGGCATCTTCAACTGCCACCTGGCCGGGGCGTGCAGCGAGGCGTGCCCGAAGGGCGTCGACCCGGCGCTCGGGATCCAGCTCATGAAGCGTACCCTCGTCAAGGGGCCGGCCCACCGCGCCCCGGCGCCGATCGTCGAAGAACCGAAGAGCGTCATCGACGAAAGCAAGCGGCCGCAGGCGCCGCCTCCAACGGTCTGAGGAGGGCTCGCCACCTCAGGCCGGGCTTAGCGTTCCGGAGGCCTCATGCCGGTGGCCGTTCATGCCGGCGCCGGCACCTACCTGATGCGGGCGGTACCGCTGCTGGCGGCGCTCGGCCGCCTGTCGGGTGGGGGCGGGGAAGCCCCGCTGGCGCAACCTGGGGCCGTGAGAAGAAGGCAGGGAGGGTGGGATCTGCTGGCATGTCGACACCCGAATGGCGGATTGAGCCGGGGCTCGATGGAGAGGCGCGAGTCAAGGTGACCCCGCGAAAGACCGCGGCGGCCTTCACCAGCGGCGCGGTGGAGGCGTTCGCCACCCCGGCCCTGCTGGCGCTCATGGAGCACGCTGCTTTCGAGGCCACCCGGGCCCACCTGCCGCCCGGGCTCACCACGGTGGGCTCGGCGGTTCAGATGCGCCACCTGGCTCCCGCCCCGGTGGGGGCCGAGGTGATGGCGCGGGCCCGGCTGGTGCAGGTGGACGGGCGCAAGCTCACGTTCGACGTCGAGGCGTTCGATGGGGTGGAGAAGGTGGGCGAGGCCACCCACGAACGGTTCATCGTGGACGAGGCCCGGTTCCAGGCGCGCCTGGACGAAAAGCGCAAGAAGCTCGGCCTGCCATGAAGTCTCAGAGGCTCTCGAGCACCCCGGCGAGGCGCCTCACGACCGGGGCAATCTGGCCGGGGCGCGCCGCCATGCGGCAGTAAACGGCCCCTTCGTCGGGATTGATACTGAGATGGCGCACCAGCGGGCTTTCGGCGGCTTCCAGCAGGCGCTTGAGCAGGTCGCGGCTCGCCGGGGTGCTGTAAAGCAGCCGGTAGCGCTGTCCCCTGTGCTGTATCCACTCCTCCTTGAGTTCGTGGGGATCGGCGATCCGGGGATGGAAGAGTCGCAAGTGGGCCGGGTATAGGTGCGCGCGAGCCCGCAGCGGCTGGTTGGGGCGCCACAGCAGGTAAAGCGTGTCATGGCGTCTCCACGCCCACGAGATGGGGAAGTACAGGAGGCTGTGCCGGGCCAGGGCCGTCAGGGTTGCCTCGACCCGGTTGAGGTCGCCCCGCCTGACCACGTAATCCGCCCGGTAGCCGATGACGCCGCCGATCCACGTGTAGCTTTGGTCCTTGGGCTTGAGTGCCTCCTCGCACTCGGCGGCGGTCTTCTGGATGATGCGCCAGTTGGCCTTGCGCCCCCACAGGAACTGCAGGTACGTCGCCCCGGCGAAGAGGACGATGTAGGGAAGCCATGCGGCGGTTGTAGCGTCCATTACGGTGACCCTTACCTCGCACCTTCCAGCAAGAATGGGGCAAGCGACCTCATGGCCTCGAACCCGATGGGTTCGGGCGAGAACGCAGGAATCTTGCGGGTCGGGTACGGGTACGCTTCGACGTCCGGCTCCTGTTCCCCGCCGGCCGCCTTGTTGACTACCATCATGGCCACCGGAACGCCAAACGCTGCGAGGCCGTCGAGCGCCCGGGCCGTCTCGAAGGTGGAGAGCCGGTCGGGGTTCTTGACCGCCAGCACGCCGCAGGTGTGGACGTCCTGCAGGCGCCGGCGCAGCGTCTCCATGGATTGCCGGTAGCTCTTGAGAATCTGGCTGATGGGGTCGTTGTCCTCGCGGGTGGCGAGGTGGAGTTCGGCTTCGCCCACGCGAGCGTGCTGCGGCCCCAGCACCTGTTCCAGGACGAAGCGGCGTTCCAGAAGGGCCCTTCGCACCGCCGCCAGGTGGTCGGCCCACCGGACGGAGACCGTCGGAAGCGACAGCACCCGCAGCGTGAGCCCGGTCGGGGGCGTGTCGATGATGAGCACGTCGGCGCAGCGGGCCTGCGCCAGATCCAGGAGCCGGCTCATCTCCTCCAGGGTGGCGTGTTCCTCGACCCCCGGCGAGTAGCGCAGCGTCTGCAGGTAGCCGTCCAGGTTGAGCGCCTGAAGGTAGCGGTAGGCGCCGCGCACCTCGTCGGCCTGCCGCTGCAAGAACCGCTCCAGCGCCCGGTCCGTGTCCACCTCGAGCGCCTGAAGCCTGCCGGCGGCGTCCACCGGCTGCGGGTCAGGCCCCAGCTTGACGTCCAGCACGTCGCCCAGGTTGTGGGCGGGGTCGATGGAGGCGGCGACCACGGAAAAGCCCCGCTCGGCGAGCGCGACCGCCAGTGACGCCGCCACCGTGGTCTTCCCCGTCCCGCCCTTGCCCAGGGTCATGAGGAGGTATGGCTGCCCTGCCGCCAGCCGGCCGGGCGTCTCGCTCAACAGGCGTCCCAGCGCCTCCGACGCGGGCGGATGGCCCCCGGCCGGATGGTTGCCGTCCGGTCGAGGCTGGGCGTTTGCCCTAAAGATCGAAGAGAGCAGCGATTTCCGCATAGGCGTCATCGATCTCCTGTGCGCGGGCCCTCAGGACCCAGAGCTCCCGGCCCATCTCGGGCAAAAGCCGCAGCGCAAGCGGGGTGGGGGGCGACGGGAGCCCGACGAACGACCCCAGCACCAGCACGGCGAAGACGTTCTCGAGTTCCCGCCGCTCCACCTGGATGTAACCCACCGCCCGCTGGCGCAGCCACGCGCTCAGCGCGTTCGCCGCGGCGCCAAACGCGTGGCGCAGCACCCCTAGCGCCCGCCCCCCGCAGCCACGCCAGGCGCCACGCCTGCTCTGACCTCCCGGTAGGATATCGAGAAGTCAACCAGCAGCAGCAGCGCCAGCGCGGCCATCACGGCGAAGATGACCTTGATGGCGGCGGTCACCGGCACGGCCCAGATGTACCACAGCACGCCCGCGAAGACCGTGACCCACAGGAACAACCCGGGTACCGTCACGGCCCACTGGTAGCCGCCGGCCTTCTGCACCTTCAGCACCCACATGGCCATCGTCAGCATGGCGACGGCTGCAACCATCTGGTTGGCCCCTGCGAACGCCGACCACACCTTCGTGTAGGCGCCGTCCCAGGCAAGCCAGGCTGCGAGCAACGCCACGATGGCGCCGCCGACCCAGCGGTTCGTCAGGACCCTGTGCGCGCCCGTGCTCGACCTGCGCAGCGGCTCCAGCAGTTCCTGCCAGGTGAACCGGCCAAGCCGGGTTGCGGTGTCCAGGGTGGTCATGACGAACGCCGTCACCCAAAGCCCGGCGAACAGCGACCCCAGCCTCGTCGAAAGCCCGAACACGTCGCTCAGTGCGTGCCCGTAGCTGTGGGTAAACAGCCCCAAAGCGCCGCCGACGGGCCCGGCGGCCTTCAGGAGGTTCTGGGCAAAGTAGACCTTGTCGGCGGCCAGTTGCTCCAGGGAGACTCCCAGGGCCACGACCCTGTCGCTCACCCCGCTGAGAACCGGCAGGGCGAACGCACCCATGGAGGTGACGACCAGCGTGGCAAGCAGCCCCTCGGTCAGCATGGCACCGTAGCCGACCGGAAGTCCGTGGCTTTCCTTGTCAAGCTGCTTGGACGTCGTCCCGGAGGCCACCAGTGAGTGGAAGCCCGACAGGGAGCCGCACGCGATGACGAGCGGGATGGTCGGCCAGAAGGGCGACGGCACGCCGCCAACCGCCGGAGCGCTCCACATCGTGTAAGCGGGAATCGTCACGTCCTTGACCGCCACCAGCAGGGCGATGCTGCCGAGGGCCAGCCCGAAGAAGAGGATGTACGCATTGAGGTAGTCCCTGGGCTGCAGCAACAGCCACACGGGGAGGCTCGACGCCAGGACGGCGTAGACGATGAGCACGATGATCCACGTGTGGAAGGCCGCATGCCACGGCCACACGTAGCCGATCCACATCGCCAGGGCACTCAAGGCAAGCCCGACGATGGTGGCGACGGCGAAGTTGACCTTCATGCGGTAGTAGAGCCAGCCGAAGATGACGGCGCCCACGATGAAGAGGAACGTCGCCGTGGGCACCTCAGGGTTTGCCACGAAGTTGTTGCCGGCCACGCTCATGAACGCGGCCACGACCAGTATGAGGGTCAGGTAGATGAAGACCATCATCACGACCGAGGTGCGGGGCTTCATGACCTTACCGGCGATCCACTGCACCGACTTGCCCTCGCTGCGAACCGACGCCATCACGGACAGGTAGTCGTGCACCGCACCGATGACGACATTGCCGAACCAGACCCACACAAGCGCCGGCAACCATCCCCAGACGATGGCGATGGCAGGCCCTGTGATGGGACCGGCGCCCGCAATGGAGGCGAAGTGGTGCCCGTAGATGGCCAGCGGGTGGCCGGGGGCGTAGTCCACGCCGTCATACATGGCGTGGGCGGGGGTAGGGCGAGAGTTGTCCGCCTTTACCACCGAGCGCTCAAGGCCGCGGCCGTAGGTCAGGTATGATACCCCGTAGATGACAATGGCCAGGAGGATTAACCACGTTGTCACCCTGCTCGCTCCTTCCAAGGCTGTCTTCCGGAGACCCTCCGAGCAACTTGCGTGGGGCTCGAACGGCTCTCGTCAGAAAACGCTCTCACCCCCTTCGAGAACCCGGGAGGGAAGGATGAAGTCGCAGGGGAGGGGCCGGGAAGAGCTGGAGGACCAGACAAAACAGGCACCAGATCTGCAAAGATCGTAAACCGATTGCAAGCCCGAGCGCGTTGAAACCGGCCGAATGCAGCGATTTCTGGCTCCCGCCCGCTATCTTACTGTCGTTGCCAGTCCTGTGCAATGGGTGAGGCTCAAACGCTCTCAGGAGCGTTCAAGGCGTGCGGGTCCAGAGCGTCCCGGAGGCCTTCTGCAAAGGCATTGATGGCCATAACAAGAAGTAGAATGGCCAGGCCCGGCAAAGTGGAGACCCACCAGGCGCCAATCAAGTGTTCCCGCCCCGCGGCCACCATGCTGCCCCACGCCGGCGTCCCGGGCGGGGCGCCAAGGCCAAGGAAGCTCAACGACGCTTCCATGAGCACCACGTATCCGGTCCGGAGCGCCGCCATGACGAGAAGCGTGGGGAGGATATTGGGCAGGATCTCCCTTTTCAAGATGCCGGCGCTTGAGCGCCCGATGGCTCGGGCGGCCTCGACGTACTCGCGGCTCTTGTGCGCAAGCGTCTC from Bacillota bacterium encodes:
- a CDS encoding succinate dehydrogenase iron-sulfur subunit, whose amino-acid sequence is MASTSSRSTAVAEANPAQAEAAGAAAAATITVRVARFDPEKDKALRWQEFSVPTAPGMTVLDALVSIKEHQDGSLAFRSSCRMGVCGSCGMYVNGKPRLACQTQVGELGQVIEVAPLPNHDVIKDLVPDLSRTFEHHRAIKPYIIRDDEAEMASPTREFRQTPEEMERYLQFAYCLKCSLCVAACPTAATDPLFLGPQALAQAYRYTADTRDCGWQERFDVIATDHGIFNCHLAGACSEACPKGVDPALGIQLMKRTLVKGPAHRAPAPIVEEPKSVIDESKRPQAPPPTV
- a CDS encoding thioesterase family protein, which gives rise to MGSAGMSTPEWRIEPGLDGEARVKVTPRKTAAAFTSGAVEAFATPALLALMEHAAFEATRAHLPPGLTTVGSAVQMRHLAPAPVGAEVMARARLVQVDGRKLTFDVEAFDGVEKVGEATHERFIVDEARFQARLDEKRKKLGLP
- a CDS encoding TRC40/GET3/ArsA family transport-energizing ATPase, with amino-acid sequence MSETPGRLAAGQPYLLMTLGKGGTGKTTVAASLAVALAERGFSVVAASIDPAHNLGDVLDVKLGPDPQPVDAAGRLQALEVDTDRALERFLQRQADEVRGAYRYLQALNLDGYLQTLRYSPGVEEHATLEEMSRLLDLAQARCADVLIIDTPPTGLTLRVLSLPTVSVRWADHLAAVRRALLERRFVLEQVLGPQHARVGEAELHLATREDNDPISQILKSYRQSMETLRRRLQDVHTCGVLAVKNPDRLSTFETARALDGLAAFGVPVAMMVVNKAAGGEQEPDVEAYPYPTRKIPAFSPEPIGFEAMRSLAPFLLEGAR
- a CDS encoding carbon starvation protein A gives rise to the protein MTTWLILLAIVIYGVSYLTYGRGLERSVVKADNSRPTPAHAMYDGVDYAPGHPLAIYGHHFASIAGAGPITGPAIAIVWGWLPALVWVWFGNVVIGAVHDYLSVMASVRSEGKSVQWIAGKVMKPRTSVVMMVFIYLTLILVVAAFMSVAGNNFVANPEVPTATFLFIVGAVIFGWLYYRMKVNFAVATIVGLALSALAMWIGYVWPWHAAFHTWIIVLIVYAVLASSLPVWLLLQPRDYLNAYILFFGLALGSIALLVAVKDVTIPAYTMWSAPAVGGVPSPFWPTIPLVIACGSLSGFHSLVASGTTSKQLDKESHGLPVGYGAMLTEGLLATLVVTSMGAFALPVLSGVSDRVVALGVSLEQLAADKVYFAQNLLKAAGPVGGALGLFTHSYGHALSDVFGLSTRLGSLFAGLWVTAFVMTTLDTATRLGRFTWQELLEPLRRSSTGAHRVLTNRWVGGAIVALLAAWLAWDGAYTKVWSAFAGANQMVAAVAMLTMAMWVLKVQKAGGYQWAVTVPGLFLWVTVFAGVLWYIWAVPVTAAIKVIFAVMAALALLLLVDFSISYREVRAGVAPGVAAGGGR